In Hippocampus zosterae strain Florida chromosome 3, ASM2543408v3, whole genome shotgun sequence, a genomic segment contains:
- the LOC127598352 gene encoding homeobox protein DBX1-B-like, with the protein MMFPCSAVPHPLYPDLLRPPAALTSPLPRSPPSGYRVEDLLRISQPAYSYIQRTFSAANPGDVLSPSPGQGASPRALGPSAARSVFQCTGQPNHSGGPAPSACPTSNCLKFGVSAILAPSTRSGCSSPPVHSLQTKSFPLPFLDTSLHPFIRASYFTASSSSVVPVPGTFSWPLIPRGKPRRGMLRRAVFSDLQRKALERTFQKQKYISKPDRKKLASKLGLKDSQVKIWFQNRRMKWRNSKERELLSTGGCRQQTLPTKTNPHPDLTDVGSTYCHSGLERTAATSPAQLESQESHLPHRHHHHHRHHHHHHHSSLSESSKQSESESEEITVS; encoded by the exons ATGATGTTTCCGTGCAGCGCTGTGCCACATCCTCTGTACCCGGACCTGCTGCGTCCACCCGCCGCCCTGACCTCCCCTTTGCCTCGGTCACCGCCCTCGGGCTACCGCGTGGAAGATCTCCTCCGAATCAGCCAACCGGCGTATAGCTACATCCAGCGGACGTTCTCGGCCGCAAACCCCGGGGACGTCCTCTCGCCGAGTCCGGGGCAGGGTGCCTCACCCCGGGCGTTGGGACCGAGCGCCGCCCGCTCTGTCTTTCAGTGCACCGGGCAGCCGAACCACAGCGGCGGCCCCGCACCGTCCGCGTGTCCGACTTCCAACTGTCTCAAGTTCGGCGTCAGTGCCATACTGGCACCGTCAACCAGGAGTG GTTGCTCTTCTCCTCCAGTCCACAGTTTGCAGACAAAATCCTTCCCGCTACCATTCTTGGATACAAGTCTTCATCCTTTCATCAGGGCTTCGTATTTCACAG cttcctcctcctctgtggtCCCCGTCCCAGGAACGTTTTCTTGGCCCCTGATCCCCAGAGGGAAGCCTCGAAGGGGCATGCTGCGACGAGCCGTCTTCTCAGACCTCCAGAGAAAGGCCCTGGAGAGAACTTTCCAGAAGCAGAAATACATCAGCAAACCAGACAGGAAGAAATTGGCCAGTAAACTGGGACTCAAAGACTCACAG GTGAAGATCTGGTTTCAGAACCGGAGGATGAAATGGAGGAACTCAAAAGAAAGGGAGCTCCTGTCGACGGGGGGTTGCCGTCAGCAGACCCTTCCCACCAAAACCAACCCTCACCCAGACCTCACAGATGTGGGCAGCACCTACTGCCATAGCGGGCTGGAGAGGACTGCGGCTACTAGTCCGGCACAGTTGGAGAGCCAGGAGTCACATCTGccccatcgtcatcatcatcatcatcgtcatcaccaccatcaccatcacTCCTCTCTGTCAGAGTCCAGTAAACAATCAGAGTCAGAGAGTGAAGAAATCACCGTTTCATAA